The DNA region AAAATCGAGGATAAAAGCGCAAAAATATGTGTAATGGGACTCGGCTATGTAGGACTTCCACTCGTTATGGAATTTTGTGAGGCTGGATTTTTTGTTTACGGCTTCGATGTCAACGATAGGAAAGTCAAACTCTTATCATCAGGTGAGTCAGATGTGGACGATATACCGTCAGAAAGAGTTAAAAAGCAGATTGATATCGGCAGATTTGCCCCTACTACCGACCCAAGCGTTATAGATTCCTGCGATGTGGTGTTAATATGCGTTCCCACGCCCCTTTCAGCGACCAAAGAGCCTGATATGAGTTACATTAAATCGGCGGTCGAAACGCTCATGTCACACAGTCATAAAGGTATGCTCGTAATTCTTGAGAGCACCACATATCCCGGAACGACAAGGGAACTCATAGCTCAACCATTCGAGAAAGCCGGGTTTGTCGTCGGTGAAGATGTTTTCGTAGCATTCTCGCCCGAACGAGTGGACCCTGGGAACAAAAAATGGCATACCGGAAACACACCAAAGGTAGTGGGCGGTGTTACGCAGAGATGCACACAAATAGCCTCAGCACTGTATCTAACTTTCTTGCCAAAAGTTATTCCTGTATCATCATCGGAGAGTGCGGAGATGGTTAAACTTCTCGAAAACACATTTCGGTCGGTTAACATTGCGCTTGTCAACGAGATAGCTATGATATGCGAGAAACTTGGGCTTGATGTCTGGGAAATTATTCGCGCAGCTGCAACCAAACCTTTCGGCTTTATGCCCTTCTACCCTGGACCCGGCGTAGGCGGACACTGCATACCCATAGACCCTCACTACCTTTCCTGGAAAATGCGCTCGATGAATTTTTACGCACACTTCATCGAACTCGCGGGCGAGATAAACTATGGAATGCCAGCCCGAGTGGTGGAAGGAGTGATAAAACACCTCAATAGGAAGAAAAAAGCCCTCAATGGCGCAGACATTCTCGTTCTGGGCGTAGCATACAAAAAAGACATCTCCGACCTCCGAGAATCGCCTGCCTTAAAAATAATAAGACTACTTCTCACCTATGGCGCTAACATCATTTATAATGACCCCCACATTGAAAGCATAAGCATAGAAGGCAAAACACTGAACTCAGCCGAACTTAGCGAAGAACTATTAAGAAGCGTTGACCTCGTTTTGCTCACCACCGACCACTCGAGCTATGATTACGAGTGGATAGCCAAGAATGCCGAACTTATTTACGATACGCGCAACGCCTTCGACGGCATCGGCGACTCGGAGGGCAAGATAGCGCGTTTGGGGGTAGGAGA from bacterium includes:
- a CDS encoding nucleotide sugar dehydrogenase; the protein is MDTFGQLLRKIEDKSAKICVMGLGYVGLPLVMEFCEAGFFVYGFDVNDRKVKLLSSGESDVDDIPSERVKKQIDIGRFAPTTDPSVIDSCDVVLICVPTPLSATKEPDMSYIKSAVETLMSHSHKGMLVILESTTYPGTTRELIAQPFEKAGFVVGEDVFVAFSPERVDPGNKKWHTGNTPKVVGGVTQRCTQIASALYLTFLPKVIPVSSSESAEMVKLLENTFRSVNIALVNEIAMICEKLGLDVWEIIRAAATKPFGFMPFYPGPGVGGHCIPIDPHYLSWKMRSMNFYAHFIELAGEINYGMPARVVEGVIKHLNRKKKALNGADILVLGVAYKKDISDLRESPALKIIRLLLTYGANIIYNDPHIESISIEGKTLNSAELSEELLRSVDLVLLTTDHSSYDYEWIAKNAELIYDTRNAFDGIGDSEGKIARLGVG